TCGGTATATAATTCCTGGACTTTTTCTTCTTTCTTCTGTTTCCGGGAGTACCGCCAATTTAAAAACAGATTTTTTGTTTCCTTAATTCCCACCCCCAGGATAACCAGAATTCCTCCAAAAGCCATAGACAAAAGGAGATAGGCCACAATGGGGAGATCCAACACGATTCCCGCCGGCAAGTGAAGGGTAACACTTCCCTGGTTAAGAATCGCCAAGTAGCCGACGATCCCTAATAGCACTAAAAGAAAGAAAATAAAAACCCGCATATTGACCGCCTTTCCTCTTTATTTTTTCGGTAGGGCTTTCATCTTTCAATGGTTCCAAACGATAAATGCTTCAACGGCCCCAATCAATCCAACCGCTGTGAAAACGATGAAGGGAGGAACCTCCGGAAACGGATTAATCCCCTTTTATCATTATGTAAAACCATGGCTGCTTTGCCCGCCCTGTTCCGATCCAATGGCGGGTTTTCTTAAAGGGTCTTGGGGAAGGGTCAAACGGGGGGCATCCCCCCATAAACGCTCTAAATTATAAAAAAGACGAGATTCTTGTTTAAAGATATGTACCACGATATCATTGTAGTCTAATAATACCCAATTGAGGTAAGTTAACCCTTCCACGCTGAAAGGGATTTCTTTTTCTTCCTTAAGGGCCCCCTCAATGTGATCGGAAATCGCCTTGACCTGCCGCTCAGAATCCCCCGAGCAAATCAAAAAATAATCTGCAATATCCGTAAACTTTTTGACGTTGAGCACAACCACTTCAATGG
Above is a genomic segment from Nitrospiria bacterium containing:
- the rsfS gene encoding ribosome silencing factor, with product MAAEAALEKQAIEVVVLNVKKFTDIADYFLICSGDSERQVKAISDHIEGALKEEKEIPFSVEGLTYLNWVLLDYNDIVVHIFKQESRLFYNLERLWGDAPRLTLPQDPLRKPAIGSEQGGQSSHGFT